Below is a genomic region from Burkholderia pseudomultivorans.
ACGGGCTGTTTCCCGAATACCGCGGCAAGCTGCGCGTCGCGCCGACGAGCCTGCGGCTGATGCAGGTCGAGACGCGCCAGACGTCGTGGCGCAAGGACGACAGCCGGCTGCACGTCGACGCGTTCCCGTCGCGGCCGAACTATGGCGAGCGGATCCTGCGCGTGTTCACCAACGTGAACCCGGCCGGCGCGCCGCGCGTGTGGCGTGTCGGCGAACCGTTCGAGGACGTCGCGAAGCGCTTCCTGCCGAAGATCCGCCCGCAATTGCCGGGCTCCGCGTGGCTGCTGAACCTGCTGCATGTGACGAAGTCGCCGCGCAGCGCCTACGACCATCTGATGCTGAACCTGCACGACAGCATGAAGGCCGATCTCGACTACCAGAAAAACAGCCCGCAGCAGACGATGCCGTTTCCGCCGGGCAGCGTGTGGATATGTTTCTCCGACCAGACTTCGCACGCTGTGATGTCCGGCCAGTTCATGCTCGAGCAGACGTTCTTCCTGCCGGTCGACGCGATGGTGCGCCGCGAGTGTGCGCCGCTCGGCATTCTCGAGCGCCTGACCGGCAGGACGCTGGTTTGAGCGCGCCGCGTTTCCCGCACCTCGACCGGACGGGCGCATGCTGAGGGCGATCTATCGCGCGCTATGGTGGCTCGTCGCGCCGCTCGCCGTCGTGCGTCTCTATCTGCGCTCGCGCAAGGAGCGCGGCTATCGCGAGCATATCGGCGAACGTTTCGGCCACGTCGCGGGCCGCTCGCCCGACGATCGTGCGCCGCTGATCTGGGTGCATGCGGTGTCGGTCGGCGAGACGCGCGCCGCGCAGCCGCTGATCGACGCGCTGATGCGCGCGCGGCCCGACGCACGGATCCTGCTCACGCACATGACGCCGAGCGGCCGCGCGACCGGCGAGCAGATCTTCGGCGACCGCGTGCTGCGCTGCTACCTGCCGTACGACATGCCGGGCGCCGTGCGGCGCTTTCTGCGTGCATGGCGGCCGACGCTCGGCCTCGTGATGGAAACCGAGGTGTGGCCGACGCTGATCGACGAGTGCCGGCGCGCGGACGTGCCGCTCGTGCTGACCAATGCGCGGATGTCGGCGCGCTCGTCGCGGCGGGCCGCGAAGTTCGGCGCGGCGGCGCATGAAGTGTTCGGCGGCTTCTCGCGCGTGCTCGCGCAGAGTCCGGCCGACGCGGAACGGCTGACGTCGCTCGGCGCGCGCAACGTCGCCGTGCTCGGCAACCTGAAATTCGACATGACGACGCCGCCGGAACTCGCGGCGCGCGGCCACGCGTGGCGCGCCGCGATCGGCACGCGCCCGGTATGGGTCGCGGCGAGCACGCGCGAGAACGAGGAGGCGCTGGTGCTGCAGGCGTTTGCGGCGATGCGCACGCCCGGTGCGCTGCTGATGCTGGTGCCGCGTCATCCGCAGCGTTTTGCCGAGGTCGAGGCGCTGGCCGCGCGCGAAGGGTTCAAGTGCGTGCGACGCTCCGTGTGGGCGGCCGACGCGGCCGCGCTCGCCGCAGGCCGGCCGGCTGCCGCCGAACCGCTGCCGGACGACGTGACGGTGCTGCTCGGCGATTCGATGGGCGAGCTCGGCGCGTACTACGCGGCGTCCGATATCGCGTTCATCGGCGGCAGTCTGCTGCCGCTTGGCGGGCAGAACCTGATCGAGGCATGCGCGGTCGGCGTGCCGGTCGTGATCGGGCCGCACGTGTTCAACTTCACGCAGGCGACCGCCGATGCGGTCGCGGCCGGCGCGGCGCTGCAGGTCGCGGATCCGCTTGATCTCGCGCATGTGCTCGACGCGCTGTTCGCCGACAACGCGCGACGCATCGCGATGGGCGCGGCCGGCGCGGCGTTCGCGGCACGCCATCGCGGCGCGACCGCGCGTACGGTCGATGTGCTGGCGGCGTTGCTGCCGCCGGTGGAGCGGGATGCGGGTTCGATGCAGGACGATCAGGGCAAGTAGCTGTAGCGACTTGCATTCGAGCGCGTTGCGCTCGGCGCCGATAGATAGCGCGATTTCGACAAGCGGGCGGGAAAGCGCAGTTACTGTCGCGCTATTTGTCGACCTGCTGTTTCCCGCGATAGTGTTGCCACATCCGCATGATGGCTACGTAGGCGAGCACTGCCACGATCAGTTCGATCGTTATCCATACGCCGATATACAAACCCTCGGGATCGCGGACACCGAGCCAATCCGACGCGCGCCACCATGCGCGCGCTTCGGCTGGCGTCCATTTGTGGTATGGACGGACATAACGAAACGAGAGATAAAACAATCCGGCAAATAGCGCGATTTTGAATAGCCCGCGGGCAAGAGAAGTCATTCTCGGTCGCTATTGTTCAACATGGCTTTTTTGCCGCGATAGTATCGCCACACCCGCGTGATTGCCATGTAGGCGAGCACTGCCACGATCAGTTCGATAGTCACCCATACAACGAAATACAAGTCATCCGGATCGTGAACGCCGAGCCACTCCGAGGCACGCCACCATGCGCGCGCTTCTGCGGGCGTCCATTCGTTGGATAGCGGAATATAACGAACTGAAATAACAAATAGACCGATAAATAGCAAAGCCTTCAGTAGCCTACGGGCAAGTGTTGCCATGTGCGATGACCTCAATTGCTCCGTACGCATCAAGCCCCGAACTCCCGGCGGGGAGCGGCGTGGTATGCAGCAGGGCCGAACGAATTCTCAGAAAATCGACTCGGCTCGGCAGGGTAATGCAGCCAAGTGATACACCTTCACCACCTGCCGGATGCAACCGGAATTGACCGCGCTGAACGCCATTAATCCACGTTTCATCATCAATCATCCCATCATCTCGATACAGTGCAAACCATTCACTGTGATCGGTCGCATTTCCCCTGATGGTGTTCCATTGATCTTTTGTCCAAGCGTATGCTTGGGACCGCACGCCGCCAGTAGGACGTGTGACGATCCAGTATTTACCGGCAGGAATCGGGCCGTTATTGGGGACCGCCGTGCAGCCCCCGCGATTCCGGTAGATGCCGTTGCCGGAGAACGCATCGAACGTCCCCAAACCATCAATGGTAAGCGGCGAAAAAAACTCGTTATTCACCAGAAATCTACCGGTATAAGCCATTGACTGCCTCCGCTTATCCGACGTCATTCCACGAATCGGTGTATTTGACGTTGCCGTCGAGATAATGCCAGGTGATGCGTTCATACATCATCGAGACGGCTTCGAGATGATTGAGCGCGGACACCTGTGACAATCTGGTATTCGCCATACCGGGATTGATGCCGCAGACTTTGACACCTTCGAGCAGCATCACGAAATATGCTTCTTCTCTTCCCGCATCGTTGATGCGATACCACTTGATCTCGGCCGACTGCAGCGTCTGCCCTGTCGCCACGGCTTTGTAGAGATACGGCGTTGCCGCGTCGAATTCCTTTTCGAACGCAACCGGTGAATGTGTGCGCTTGCCGGTGATCTTGCCGTTGGCGCCATCGACCGGCAGATTTACACCGTGGCCGAAGCTGATGATTTCAATGCTGCCTCCGCGGCCCTGGACGGTTGACGAGCCTCTGATGGCAGTGCCGCCGTCGTCCTTGAGCCACATGTGTGCGGGGATCAGCATTTCGAGGTCCTTACCAAAAGAAACAGTAAGGAAATGATGCTAGCCGCGCACAACTGACTGCACAATGTCGCTAGGGCACCTGTCGGCAGTGCACGCGCCTCTGTGTACGCAAATGCGTGTGCGTGCCTGCCTGGACACTTATTCAAACTGTCAACAACCCCTTCTTCTCGATGAACGCGACGACTTCCGCGACGCCGTCGAGCGCCTTCAGATTCGTCATCACGTAAGGCCGCTCACCGCGCATCTTCCTCGTGTCGGACGCCATCACGTCGAGGTTCGCGCCGACCAGCGGTGCAAGATCGGTCTTGTTGATCACGAGCAGGTCCGACTTCGTGATGCCGGGCCCGCCCTTGCGCGGAATCTTTTCCCCACCCGCGACGTCGATCACGTAGATCGTCAGGTCCGACAACTCGGGGCTGAACGTCGCCGCGAGATTGTCGCCGCCCGATTCGATGAACACGATGTCGGCATCGGGAAAGCGCGACAGCATCCGGTCGACGGCCTCGAGATT
It encodes:
- a CDS encoding DUF2778 domain-containing protein; this encodes MAYTGRFLVNNEFFSPLTIDGLGTFDAFSGNGIYRNRGGCTAVPNNGPIPAGKYWIVTRPTGGVRSQAYAWTKDQWNTIRGNATDHSEWFALYRDDGMIDDETWINGVQRGQFRLHPAGGEGVSLGCITLPSRVDFLRIRSALLHTTPLPAGSSGLDAYGAIEVIAHGNTCP
- a CDS encoding Kdo hydroxylase family protein translates to MSESQIIEVASADWSGHNLSAPREQLLAAVEEGKVLYFPHLRFAIEGGEEALLDPALADPKRKNISLAPNGGALAGVLGDGVTQSAVRALVARFQQQAGTLVDGLFPEYRGKLRVAPTSLRLMQVETRQTSWRKDDSRLHVDAFPSRPNYGERILRVFTNVNPAGAPRVWRVGEPFEDVAKRFLPKIRPQLPGSAWLLNLLHVTKSPRSAYDHLMLNLHDSMKADLDYQKNSPQQTMPFPPGSVWICFSDQTSHAVMSGQFMLEQTFFLPVDAMVRRECAPLGILERLTGRTLV
- the waaA gene encoding lipid IV(A) 3-deoxy-D-manno-octulosonic acid transferase, which gives rise to MLRAIYRALWWLVAPLAVVRLYLRSRKERGYREHIGERFGHVAGRSPDDRAPLIWVHAVSVGETRAAQPLIDALMRARPDARILLTHMTPSGRATGEQIFGDRVLRCYLPYDMPGAVRRFLRAWRPTLGLVMETEVWPTLIDECRRADVPLVLTNARMSARSSRRAAKFGAAAHEVFGGFSRVLAQSPADAERLTSLGARNVAVLGNLKFDMTTPPELAARGHAWRAAIGTRPVWVAASTRENEEALVLQAFAAMRTPGALLMLVPRHPQRFAEVEALAAREGFKCVRRSVWAADAAALAAGRPAAAEPLPDDVTVLLGDSMGELGAYYAASDIAFIGGSLLPLGGQNLIEACAVGVPVVIGPHVFNFTQATADAVAAGAALQVADPLDLAHVLDALFADNARRIAMGAAGAAFAARHRGATARTVDVLAALLPPVERDAGSMQDDQGK
- a CDS encoding Hcp family type VI secretion system effector, with translation MLIPAHMWLKDDGGTAIRGSSTVQGRGGSIEIISFGHGVNLPVDGANGKITGKRTHSPVAFEKEFDAATPYLYKAVATGQTLQSAEIKWYRINDAGREEAYFVMLLEGVKVCGINPGMANTRLSQVSALNHLEAVSMMYERITWHYLDGNVKYTDSWNDVG
- the ureG gene encoding urease accessory protein UreG — its product is MNTPASSPVRRTKELPPLRVGIGGPVGSGKTTLLEMLCKAMRDKYDLVAITNDIYTKEDQRLLTVAGALPEERIMGVETGGCPHTAIREDASINLEAVDRMLSRFPDADIVFIESGGDNLAATFSPELSDLTIYVIDVAGGEKIPRKGGPGITKSDLLVINKTDLAPLVGANLDVMASDTRKMRGERPYVMTNLKALDGVAEVVAFIEKKGLLTV